The window TTAGATAGTAGAATTCAAATTTCACTCTTCGAAGACATGCATGCAACACCAGCTCATCAGGGATGTCCCAGTGACTTCAGTATATAAGTATACTGCAGATCTGGGGAACCCCGGGGATAGTTGGAGGAGAAGACCTTTTTGATTATCAATATCTTCAATGCAAAGGAATAGCATTGATTAAAACTATGTATATGGTTGCAAACACATACAATAGTTGTATTGTTTAATTTACGTTAATTATCAATTACGGTCGCCTTTGGGGGCGCAAGCCCCCATTTTATTACTACAAAAGTAGTTTTATATAATTATTTTGTCGTAACTGCCTACTGGTTACAATCACTCTGTTTCGAAACAAGTTTCTCAACAACGTGATTTCCACCATACGGCAGATTCGCAAAACGGATATATCTATCCGACCTTTAACATTTGGTATAAATAATTGAAACAATTTCTTTCTCTAATGAGACATGTCCTTAATGAAGGTCAGCTACGTGAAGATAGAACTGGTACTGGAACCATTAGTGTTTTTGGTACACAAAGCAGATACGATCTTTCGTTGGGCTTTCCGTTGGTAACAACAAAAAAAGTACATTTAAAATCCATTATTCATGAACTCTTGTGGTTCTTAAATGGTGATACTAATGCTAAATATCTACAAGATAATGGTGTTGGTATTTGGAATCAGTGGGCATTGGAAGATGGGGAATTGGGTCCAATCTATGGCAGAATGTGGACTAAGTGGCCCGTTTATGAAAAGCCAGATGATGACGATTTAATGTTTGCATGTACTGATTTGGTTAATATGGGTGCTACTAATAAGTTAGATGCTTATTACTACACCATAGATCAGATTCAAGTATTGATAGATGGTATTAAAAATAAGCCATTTAGTCGCAGACATATTTTGAATGCGTGGAATCCTCAAT of the Acidimicrobiia bacterium genome contains:
- the thyA gene encoding thymidylate synthase; amino-acid sequence: MKQFLSLMRHVLNEGQLREDRTGTGTISVFGTQSRYDLSLGFPLVTTKKVHLKSIIHELLWFLNGDTNAKYLQDNGVGIWNQWALEDGELGPIYGRMWTKWPVYEKPDDDDLMFACTDLVNMGATNKLDAYYYTIDQIQVLIDGIKNKPFSRRHILNAWNPQFLPDETISPHENVKNGKQCLPPCHTLSQFYVHNGKLSCQMYQRSGDLFLGKLYCPFV